From the Halomonas sp. MCCC 1A13316 genome, the window AGGCAACGCTCCTTCTCGCCGCTACTCTGGAATCGGAGAGTGGTTGCCAGGCCCTCACGGCACCGTCGGGAGAGTTGCTGCAGCTCATGACTGGTATGGAGGCATTCAATTGGCTCGACCGACTCGAGGCACTGGCAACGCGATGGCTGCATGCGATCGACGACTTGCTCGAGAGCCATCTTCCCCCTCCCGCCGCTGTCGCCACCTATCGCGAGCGCTGGCTCTCTCTGGAAAACCCACGCGCTCCATTGCCCGCCTTGCACCAGGCGCGCGCCGAGCATAGCCGCCATTGGCAGGCTTTGATCGAGCGCTGTACGTGAAAAAGCACTCCGACAGACTTAACTTGAAAGGTGACTCTGTGCTATTGGTGATCCGTGAAGGTAGGAGTCGATCCCGTCAGCCTTGCCGCAGCCGTGACCTTTCCGCTCGGCCCATGCAGAATCTGGAGGGAGAAACATGGGTATGTCACTGTCACCCCGCCCTGCCCGGGTCATCGACCTGGAAACGATGCGCCAGAAGCTCCAGGCCAAGCGACGCCTGGTCCGCCTCTCCCCCGAGCTTGATGGTCTCGAGATGGTCTACAGCCTGGCCTCGGACCCCGACTCCCTCTACGCCATGCCCATCCTTGCCTGGGGGCTGCGCGAGGATGGCGATGTCGTCGGCCTGGTGCCATGGATGGAGACGTTGACACCCTGCCACCAGCTCGACGACGCCGAGCACGGTTGCTTCGTTGGCTATCGGGACCCCGAGACCGAGGAAATACTGGAGTCCCCACCACCCCACAAGACCTGCGAGCTGGAGCATGCTGCGGCTTACTTCGACTATGAAGAAACGCGCGACATCACGCTCATTCAGCAAATCCCCGACACCCAGGGCACCCATGCACTGTGCATTGATGACGACCAGCATCCCTGGCAGCTCAAGCAGGTATTCGGCTGGCGCCTGTACAGCGACGGAAACGTGGAGGCCCTGCTGGCGGACGAGTCACTCGTCGAGACTACACCAATCCTGCCCGGCGATGCTTGCCTCTATCCCGGCAAGAGCCGTCATCGGATGGTCTACTTCTTCCAGCGCAGTATCGCCAACCGCATTCGCGAACAGGACCCCAGCACGCTCGAAGCCTTGGCACTGATGGTCATTCCCAATGCTACCGCGAAGGAGGCCGACGGCTGATAGGCCTTCGGGCTAGCCCTACATTAGCCCAAGCGTATAAAGTAGAGGTAACGTCCGTCCGACTCCTGCTGCGATATCAGGTCGTGCCCCAGGAAACTGCAAAATTTAGGCACGTCCCGAGTGGTCGCCGGATCCGTGGCGATTACCTTGAGGATCTCACCGGGACTCATGTCACGCACCTTGTTGTGCATAAGCATGATGGGCTCCGGACAGTAGAGACCGGTCGTGTCAAGTTCGTCCTGATAGATGGGCTGCGAGTCGGCGGTAGTCGTCATCGATCGACCTCGGTGTGGGGAGCTGCTAGATGATCAAGATCATAATCGAACGTCGTATCATGCCTGGCCTGGAGGAAGAATACGAGGAGGCCGCGCGCGAGGCCATGCGCCATTCTCTCGGCGCCAGGGGGTTCGTTGGCGCCGAGACCCTGGTCGAACGCGGCCATAGCGACCGCCGGCTGATGGTCGTCAAATGGCGCAATCTCAGCGCCTGGAACGAATGGTACACCAGCGAAGAGCGCGCGCGCGCCATGCAGCGCATCCTGCCGCTGCTGACAGAAGACGAGACCATCCGTATCTATGAGCCCGCTTATTGACACGACGCCATCGCGATGATGTGCGTCGAGTCAATTCAATAGCCTGACATGCACCGTGACCTCCTCACGGTCATGATAGAGATGTCGGCAACGCAGCTCGGCACGAACGCCGGCATCGTGCAGCGCCTCCTCAAGCAGAGCCAGGCAGCGGTCGACTTCCTCCCAGCGTCGCTTCATCGGCAACTTAAGGTTGAAAACCGCTTCCCGACACCAGCGGCGGGTCAGCCAGCGCTGAACCATTGCCGTCACCCTTGCCGGTTTGTCTACGATGTCGCACACCAACCAATCAAGGCGATATGGCGGCTCCCAGATGAAGCCATCCTCGCGCAAATGCTCCACCATTCCCGTCGCCATCAAGTCGCTGTTCATGGGTCCGTTGTCGATGGCGAAAACATGCATGCCTCGCTTGACCAGTTGCCAGGTCCATCCACCAGGAGCCGCCCCGAGATCGGCGGCCTGCATGCCTTCTGCCAATCGCCCGCCCCACTCTTCACGCGGCACGAACTCATGCCAGGCCTCCTCCAACTTCAGAGTCGAACGACTCGGCGCTGCCTGGGGAAAGCGCAACCGTCGGATGCCACCCTGCAGTTCGCTGCGATTGCCATGAAAGCTCATGCCCAACTGCACGCGATCGCCATCGGTCCAGAACAGATGCAAACGGCGTCCGCCAGCCTTGCGGCGTAAAGCGCCACGCTTACGCAGCCCCGACTCTAGCGGACGTGTCAGTGCCTTGATGAGGCCCGCCAAGGCTTTACCATCATTGGTATCGGGCGTTTCGTGCCAGACCGACTCGAAGCTCCAGCCACTGGATACTACCTGCTCCACGATGGGGGATAGCCTGTCATCCCGAGCCAGAGACAGCGGCGGCAACGCCACCAGGCTCTGGCGCGCAAAGACGAGCCGATCGAAGCACATCTCCCTATGCAGCTCGTTGGCCGGCCGCACGTCATCCACGACGAAGCGTACGAAACCTTCCTGAGGTGAATACTCCGCCCTGCCGTGCCAGCCGAGTTGGTCGGCCCAGCACGTCACCTCGGATGCTACGTCGTGTTCGAAGCCAGGACGGCAGTAGAAGAGCAACTGATCGGCAACCACGTGCTTCGCCAAGCGGGACATCGGATCTCTCTCACGGTGTTCTTGGGCTCGCATGTTACCAGCCTTGGAAGTAGATGTCGGCTACCCAGAATCGTTTGCTCACCGTTTTTTAATTAAGTCTAATGCTCAGTTTTGGTGCACAAGAAAGGCCATTTATAAAGCATTTTCGGCTCGTATCTATGTCTAATCCCGACATAGGCTATGTGCTTGCTGCATAATGGTGCACTGAATTATAGTGAGCGCATCGCTATCTGACTGGACGTTCATATGACCTACATACACGACACCCTCGAAGGGCTAAGAAAGAGCAGCCCGGCCCAATGCGAGTTTTATCAAGCTGCAGAGGAAGTCCTCGAGTGTCTGCGTCCCTTGCTCGAAACGGTGCCGCGCTACCATCAGCACAGCATCATCGAACGCATCGTCGAGCCTGAGCGCCAGATCATGTTCCGCGTCAGTTGGGTCGATGACGCTGGCAAGGTGCAAGTCAACAAGGGCTACCGCATCCAGTTCAATTCGGCCTTGGGACCTTACAAGGGCGGCCTGCGCTTTCACCCAAGCGTCAACGCCAGCATCATCAAGTTCCTGGGCTTCGAGCAGATATTCAAGAATGCCCTGACCGGACTGCCTATCGGCGGTGGCAAGGGAGGCTCCAACTTCGATCCCAAGGGCAAGTCCGATGGCGAAATCATGCGGTTCTGCCAATCGTTCATGAACGAGTTGTACCGTCATATCGGCCCGACCGTCGATGTTCCTGCAGGCGACATTGGGGTAGGCTCCAGGGAAATTGGCTACATGTACGGTCAGTACAAGCGTCTCACAGGAAGCTATGAAGGCGTATTCACCGGCAAGGGGCTGAACTGGGGCGGCTCGCTCGGCCGCAAGGAGGCCACCGGCTACGGCGCGGTCTACTTCGCCCAGAACATGCTCGAGGCACGTGGCGATAGCATCTCAGGCAAGACCTGCTTGGTGTCAGGAGCCGGCAACGTGGCCATATATACAATAGAGAAGCTCTATCATCTTGGTGCTCGTCCCGTTACCTGCTCGGACTCACGCGGCGCGATCCACCATCCTGAGGGGATTGATCTCGACACGCTCAAGTTGCTCAAAGAGGTGAAGCGCACTTCTCTGCGTGAATACGTCGAATATCACCCCGAGGCAACGTACATCGATGCCCAGGATTACCCGAGCGACGGTCACGCCGTATGGCGTATCAAAGGCGAGGTTGCATTCCCCAGCGCCACGCAGAACGAAGTGACCGAAGCCGATGCTGTCGCCCTGCTCGGCAATGGCGTGCATTGCATCAGTGAAGGCTCGAACATGTCCTCCACTGCCACTGCCGTCGACCGCTTCCTCGGAGCCAGGATTGCCTACGGCCCAGGTAAGGCCGCCAATGCCGGCGGCGTCGCCACTAGCCAGCTCGAGATGGCGCAGAACAGCAGTATGCAACAATGGTCCATGGAGAAGGTCGATACCAAGCTGCAGGCCATCATGGCGAATATCCACCAGCAGTGCGCCAATACGGCCGAAGAATTCGGCGAACCCTCAAACCTGGTGCTCGGCGCCAATATCGCCGGCTTCCGCAAGGTAGCCGATGCCATGATCGACCAAGGCGTCGTATAAGAACCAGCCAGGCTACCACGCTCCCGTAGCCAGCGATGACAAAGCCCCGACCTCTCGGTCGGGGCTTTGCTTCATAGACAATCCTGTAAACTGAAATTTTGAACTGCCAGCGGACCTAAACCAGGGGAAGGTCAACGGCACGCCTATCGAGCTGTACGAAGAGAAACGACAGACAAAGAAAAACCCCGAGCGCTATGGCACTCGGGGTTTTGGGATAGATGCCTGACGATGACCTACTCTCGCATGGGGAGACCCCACACTACCATCGGCGCTGAGTGGTTTCACTGCTGAGTTCGGCATGGGATCAGGTGGTTCCCACTCGCTATGGTCGTCAGGCGAAAACGGTTGGAATCATGCTGAGCGATACGTCTCGCCGGGGCGTGCCCGGGCGTATCCGTCAATTTTCGTGCGCAATGCGCAGACCCCTTGGGGTTATATGGTCAAGCCTCACGGGCCATTAGTACCGGTTAGCTCAACGCCTCGCAGCGCTTCCACACCCGGCCTATCAACCAGCTGGTCTCGCTGGGCCCTTCAGGAGGCTCGAGGCCTCGGGGATGTCTCATCTTGAAGGGGGCTTCCCGCTTAGATGCTTTCAGCGGTTATCCCGTCCGCACGTAGCTACCCGGCAATGCCACTGGCGTGACAACCGGAACACCAGAGGTGCGTCCACTCCGGTCCTCTCGTACTAGGAGCAGCTCTTCTCAAACATCCAACGCCCACGGCAGATAGGGACCGAACTGTCTCACGACGTTCTAAACCCAGCTCGCGTACCACTTTAAATGGCGAACAGCCATACCCTTGGGACCGACTTCAGCCCCAGGATGTGATGAGCCGACATCGAGGTGCCAAACACCGCCGTCGATGTGAACTCTTGGGCGGTATCAGCCTGTTATCCCCGGAGTACCTTTTATCCGTTGAGCGATGGCCCTTCCATACAGAACCACCGGATCACTAGAACCTACTTTCGTACCTGCTCGACGTGTCTGTCTCGCAGTCAAGCACCCTTATGCTCTTGCACTCAATGCACGATTTCCGACCGTGCTGAGGGTACCTTCGTGCTCCTCCGTTACTCTTTGGGAGGAGACCGCCCCAGTCAAACTACCCACCACACACTGTCCTCGATCCGGATCACGGACCTGAGTTAGAACGCCAATGATGCCAGGCTGGTATTTCAAGGGTGGCTCCGCCCGAACTGGCGTCCGGGTTTCCTAGCCTCCCAGCTATCCTACACAAGCAACATCAGCGTCCAGTGTGAAGCTATAGTAAAGGTTCACGGGGTCTTTCCGTCTAGCCGCGGGTACACAGCATCTTCACTGCGATTTCAATTTCACTGAGTCTCGGGTGGAGACAGCGTGGCCATCATTACGCCATTCGTGCAGGTCGGAACTTACCCGACAAGGAATTTCGCTACCTTAGGACCGTTATAGTTACGGCCGCCGTTTACCGGGGCTTCGATCAAGAGCTTCGCCCGAGGGCTAACACCATCACTTAACCTTCCGGCACCGGGCAGGCGTCACACCCTATACGTCCGCTTGCGCGTTTGCAGAGTGCTGTGTTTTTAATAAACAGTTGCAGCCACCTGGTATCTTCGACCGGTTCGAGCTCCAGCAGCAAGTGCCTTCACCCTACGCCGGCGTGCCTTCTCCCGAAGTTACGGCACCATTTTGCCTA encodes:
- the tusA gene encoding sulfurtransferase TusA — protein: MTTTADSQPIYQDELDTTGLYCPEPIMLMHNKVRDMSPGEILKVIATDPATTRDVPKFCSFLGHDLISQQESDGRYLYFIRLG
- a CDS encoding antibiotic biosynthesis monooxygenase family protein, which translates into the protein MIKIIIERRIMPGLEEEYEEAAREAMRHSLGARGFVGAETLVERGHSDRRLMVVKWRNLSAWNEWYTSEERARAMQRILPLLTEDETIRIYEPAY
- the rlmM gene encoding 23S rRNA (cytidine(2498)-2'-O)-methyltransferase RlmM produces the protein MSRLAKHVVADQLLFYCRPGFEHDVASEVTCWADQLGWHGRAEYSPQEGFVRFVVDDVRPANELHREMCFDRLVFARQSLVALPPLSLARDDRLSPIVEQVVSSGWSFESVWHETPDTNDGKALAGLIKALTRPLESGLRKRGALRRKAGGRRLHLFWTDGDRVQLGMSFHGNRSELQGGIRRLRFPQAAPSRSTLKLEEAWHEFVPREEWGGRLAEGMQAADLGAAPGGWTWQLVKRGMHVFAIDNGPMNSDLMATGMVEHLREDGFIWEPPYRLDWLVCDIVDKPARVTAMVQRWLTRRWCREAVFNLKLPMKRRWEEVDRCLALLEEALHDAGVRAELRCRHLYHDREEVTVHVRLLN
- the gdhA gene encoding NADP-specific glutamate dehydrogenase, encoding MTYIHDTLEGLRKSSPAQCEFYQAAEEVLECLRPLLETVPRYHQHSIIERIVEPERQIMFRVSWVDDAGKVQVNKGYRIQFNSALGPYKGGLRFHPSVNASIIKFLGFEQIFKNALTGLPIGGGKGGSNFDPKGKSDGEIMRFCQSFMNELYRHIGPTVDVPAGDIGVGSREIGYMYGQYKRLTGSYEGVFTGKGLNWGGSLGRKEATGYGAVYFAQNMLEARGDSISGKTCLVSGAGNVAIYTIEKLYHLGARPVTCSDSRGAIHHPEGIDLDTLKLLKEVKRTSLREYVEYHPEATYIDAQDYPSDGHAVWRIKGEVAFPSATQNEVTEADAVALLGNGVHCISEGSNMSSTATAVDRFLGARIAYGPGKAANAGGVATSQLEMAQNSSMQQWSMEKVDTKLQAIMANIHQQCANTAEEFGEPSNLVLGANIAGFRKVADAMIDQGVV